The Arachis ipaensis cultivar K30076 chromosome B07, Araip1.1, whole genome shotgun sequence genome includes a window with the following:
- the LOC107609304 gene encoding chaperone protein dnaJ 1, mitochondrial isoform X6 produces MRRFTWFTPYCRRLLSFAFSEPVVHRGHCFTELLPFRQSPFLSRALFNRSNVPKSEEFLSLSKPLRYRYIHDAGFYDKGSLWVLFRKSLDEVPYIHIIRFSDQTRLPFSTLVEQDYYQVLGISENATQDEIKKAFLLLAKKYHPDANKNNPSAKRKFQDIREAYETLRDSKKRAQYDKMKMQSRGSQNIEYDDHNDDFAERFQNAKERFRNGFHHEFSSSFHTVFSELFEEEITHSSSSIEVELSLIFSEAARGCTKHVSFDAFVPCDYCDGRGYPPRAKAKVCPTCRGLGRVTIPPFTSTCITCKGSGRVIKDFCTSCRGSGVVEGIKEVKVTIPAGVDTGDTIHVPEAGNAVKSGARPGSLYIKIKVAEDSVFARDGADIYVDSNISFTQAILGGKVDVPTLSGKMQVKTFTQQVMHGSYINWLHCVKT; encoded by the exons ATGAGAAGGTTCACGTGGTTTACGCCG TATTGCCGCCGTTTGCTCTCTTTTGCGTTTTCAGAACCTGTCGTCCATAGAGGACACTGCTTCACCGAATTATTGCCTTTTCGCCAATCGCCGTTTCTCAGTCGAG CTTTGTTCAATCGCAGTAATGTCCCAAAATCGGAGGAGTTTCTGAGTTTGAGTAAACCATTGAGATATCGATATATTCATGATGCAGGTTTTTATGATAAAGGATCACTATGGGTTTTATTTAGGAAAAGCTTAGATGAAGTTCCTTATATCCATATTATTCGATTCTCAGATCAAACAAGACTAC CATTTTCGACATTGGTTGAGCAGGATTATTATCAAGTTCTTGGCATTTCTGAGAACGCCACTCAGGATGAGATAAAGAAGGCGTTTCTGTTG CTTGCTAAAAAGTACCATCCAGATGCAAATAAGAATAATCCATCTGCAAAGAGGAAATTTCAAGATATAAGAGAAGCTTATGAG ACGTTGAGAGATTCTAAAAAGAGGGCCCAATATGACAAG ATGAAGATGCAAAGCCGTGGTTCACAGAACATAGAATATGACGACCATAATGATGATTTTGCAGAAAGGTTTCAAAATGCGAAAGAAAGGTTTCGAAATGGTTTTCACCATGAGTTTTCTTCTTCATTTCATACAGTATTCTCTGAG CTATTTGAAGAAGAAATCACTCATTCTTCATCAAGTATAGAG GTGGAGTTGTCCCTTATTTTCTCAGAAGCTGCAAGAGGGTGCACGAAACATGTGTCATTTGATGCATTCGTTCCATGTGATTATTGCG ATGGGAGAGGGTATCCACCGCGTGCGAAGGCTAAAGTTTGTCCAACATGCCGGGGATTAGGTCGA GTAACAATACCTCCATTTACATCAACATGCATTACCTGTAAAGGATCAGGTCGCGTCATTAAG GATTTCTGTACGTCATGTAGAGGATCTGGGGTGGTTGAAGGGATTAAAGAGGTTAAAGTTACAATACCAGCAG GTGTGGATACTGGAGATACAATCCATGTGCCAGAGGCCGGGAATGCCGTTAAAAGTGGAGCTCGACCTGGGAGTTTATACATCAAAATCAAG GTTGCCGAGGATTCAGTCTTTGCCAGGGATGGTGCAGATATCTATGTGGACTCTAATATTAGCTTTACGCAG GCTATTCTTGGTGGCAAAGTTGATGTGCCTACTCTATCTGGGAAGATGCAAGTAAAG ACTTTTACTCAGCAGGTCATGCATGGGTCTTATATAAACTGGTTGCATTGTGTAAAAACTTGA
- the LOC107609304 gene encoding chaperone protein dnaJ 1, mitochondrial isoform X5, which yields MRRFTWFTPYCRRLLSFAFSEPVVHRGHCFTELLPFRQSPFLSRALFNRSNVPKSEEFLSLSKPLRYRYIHDAGFYDKGSLWVLFRKSLDEVPYIHIIRFSDQTRLPFSTLVEQDYYQVLGISENATQDEIKKAFLLLAKKYHPDANKNNPSAKRKFQDIREAYETLRDSKKRAQYDKMKMQSRGSQNIEYDDHNDDFAERFQNAKERFRNGFHHEFSSSFHTVFSELFEEEITHSSSSIEVELSLIFSEAARGCTKHVSFDAFVPCDYCDGRGYPPRAKAKVCPTCRGLGRVTIPPFTSTCITCKGSGRVIKDFCTSCRGSGVVEGIKEVKVTIPAGVDTGDTIHVPEAGNAVKSGARPGSLYIKIKPAQFNLSSSSLGPLGNLASSLIMDRLPRIQSLPGMVQISMWTLILALRRLFLVAKLMCLLYLGRCK from the exons ATGAGAAGGTTCACGTGGTTTACGCCG TATTGCCGCCGTTTGCTCTCTTTTGCGTTTTCAGAACCTGTCGTCCATAGAGGACACTGCTTCACCGAATTATTGCCTTTTCGCCAATCGCCGTTTCTCAGTCGAG CTTTGTTCAATCGCAGTAATGTCCCAAAATCGGAGGAGTTTCTGAGTTTGAGTAAACCATTGAGATATCGATATATTCATGATGCAGGTTTTTATGATAAAGGATCACTATGGGTTTTATTTAGGAAAAGCTTAGATGAAGTTCCTTATATCCATATTATTCGATTCTCAGATCAAACAAGACTAC CATTTTCGACATTGGTTGAGCAGGATTATTATCAAGTTCTTGGCATTTCTGAGAACGCCACTCAGGATGAGATAAAGAAGGCGTTTCTGTTG CTTGCTAAAAAGTACCATCCAGATGCAAATAAGAATAATCCATCTGCAAAGAGGAAATTTCAAGATATAAGAGAAGCTTATGAG ACGTTGAGAGATTCTAAAAAGAGGGCCCAATATGACAAG ATGAAGATGCAAAGCCGTGGTTCACAGAACATAGAATATGACGACCATAATGATGATTTTGCAGAAAGGTTTCAAAATGCGAAAGAAAGGTTTCGAAATGGTTTTCACCATGAGTTTTCTTCTTCATTTCATACAGTATTCTCTGAG CTATTTGAAGAAGAAATCACTCATTCTTCATCAAGTATAGAG GTGGAGTTGTCCCTTATTTTCTCAGAAGCTGCAAGAGGGTGCACGAAACATGTGTCATTTGATGCATTCGTTCCATGTGATTATTGCG ATGGGAGAGGGTATCCACCGCGTGCGAAGGCTAAAGTTTGTCCAACATGCCGGGGATTAGGTCGA GTAACAATACCTCCATTTACATCAACATGCATTACCTGTAAAGGATCAGGTCGCGTCATTAAG GATTTCTGTACGTCATGTAGAGGATCTGGGGTGGTTGAAGGGATTAAAGAGGTTAAAGTTACAATACCAGCAG GTGTGGATACTGGAGATACAATCCATGTGCCAGAGGCCGGGAATGCCGTTAAAAGTGGAGCTCGACCTGGGAGTTTATACATCAAAATCAAG CCTGCTCAATTCAACTTATCTAGCTCTTCCCTGGGACCCCTAGGCAACTTGGCTAGTAGCTTAATTATGGACAG GTTGCCGAGGATTCAGTCTTTGCCAGGGATGGTGCAGATATCTATGTGGACTCTAATATTAGCTTTACGCAG GCTATTCTTGGTGGCAAAGTTGATGTGCCTACTCTATCTGGGAAGATGCAAGTAA
- the LOC107609304 gene encoding chaperone protein dnaJ 1, mitochondrial isoform X8 yields MRRFTWFTPYCRRLLSFAFSEPVVHRGHCFTELLPFRQSPFLSRALFNRSNVPKSEEFLSLSKPLRYRYIHDAGFYDKGSLWVLFRKSLDEVPYIHIIRFSDQTRLPFSTLVEQDYYQVLGISENATQDEIKKAFLLLAKKYHPDANKNNPSAKRKFQDIREAYETLRDSKKRAQYDKMKMQSRGSQNIEYDDHNDDFAERFQNAKERFRNGFHHEFSSSFHTVFSELFEEEITHSSSSIEVELSLIFSEAARGCTKHVSFDAFVPCDYCDGRGYPPRAKAKVCPTCRGLGRVTIPPFTSTCITCKGSGRVIKDFCTSCRGSGVVEGIKEVKVTIPAGVDTGDTIHVPEAGNAVKSGARPGSLYIKIKVAEDSVFARDGADIYVDSNISFTQAILGGKVDVPTLSGKMQVKVMHGSYINWLHCVKT; encoded by the exons ATGAGAAGGTTCACGTGGTTTACGCCG TATTGCCGCCGTTTGCTCTCTTTTGCGTTTTCAGAACCTGTCGTCCATAGAGGACACTGCTTCACCGAATTATTGCCTTTTCGCCAATCGCCGTTTCTCAGTCGAG CTTTGTTCAATCGCAGTAATGTCCCAAAATCGGAGGAGTTTCTGAGTTTGAGTAAACCATTGAGATATCGATATATTCATGATGCAGGTTTTTATGATAAAGGATCACTATGGGTTTTATTTAGGAAAAGCTTAGATGAAGTTCCTTATATCCATATTATTCGATTCTCAGATCAAACAAGACTAC CATTTTCGACATTGGTTGAGCAGGATTATTATCAAGTTCTTGGCATTTCTGAGAACGCCACTCAGGATGAGATAAAGAAGGCGTTTCTGTTG CTTGCTAAAAAGTACCATCCAGATGCAAATAAGAATAATCCATCTGCAAAGAGGAAATTTCAAGATATAAGAGAAGCTTATGAG ACGTTGAGAGATTCTAAAAAGAGGGCCCAATATGACAAG ATGAAGATGCAAAGCCGTGGTTCACAGAACATAGAATATGACGACCATAATGATGATTTTGCAGAAAGGTTTCAAAATGCGAAAGAAAGGTTTCGAAATGGTTTTCACCATGAGTTTTCTTCTTCATTTCATACAGTATTCTCTGAG CTATTTGAAGAAGAAATCACTCATTCTTCATCAAGTATAGAG GTGGAGTTGTCCCTTATTTTCTCAGAAGCTGCAAGAGGGTGCACGAAACATGTGTCATTTGATGCATTCGTTCCATGTGATTATTGCG ATGGGAGAGGGTATCCACCGCGTGCGAAGGCTAAAGTTTGTCCAACATGCCGGGGATTAGGTCGA GTAACAATACCTCCATTTACATCAACATGCATTACCTGTAAAGGATCAGGTCGCGTCATTAAG GATTTCTGTACGTCATGTAGAGGATCTGGGGTGGTTGAAGGGATTAAAGAGGTTAAAGTTACAATACCAGCAG GTGTGGATACTGGAGATACAATCCATGTGCCAGAGGCCGGGAATGCCGTTAAAAGTGGAGCTCGACCTGGGAGTTTATACATCAAAATCAAG GTTGCCGAGGATTCAGTCTTTGCCAGGGATGGTGCAGATATCTATGTGGACTCTAATATTAGCTTTACGCAG GCTATTCTTGGTGGCAAAGTTGATGTGCCTACTCTATCTGGGAAGATGCAAGTAAAG GTCATGCATGGGTCTTATATAAACTGGTTGCATTGTGTAAAAACTTGA
- the LOC107609304 gene encoding chaperone protein dnaJ 1, mitochondrial isoform X4: protein MRRFTWFTPYCRRLLSFAFSEPVVHRGHCFTELLPFRQSPFLSRALFNRSNVPKSEEFLSLSKPLRYRYIHDAGFYDKGSLWVLFRKSLDEVPYIHIIRFSDQTRLPFSTLVEQDYYQVLGISENATQDEIKKAFLLLAKKYHPDANKNNPSAKRKFQDIREAYETLRDSKKRAQYDKMKMQSRGSQNIEYDDHNDDFAERFQNAKERFRNGFHHEFSSSFHTVFSELFEEEITHSSSSIEVELSLIFSEAARGCTKHVSFDAFVPCDYCDGRGYPPRAKAKVCPTCRGLGRVTIPPFTSTCITCKGSGRVIKDFCTSCRGSGVVEGIKEVKVTIPAGVDTGDTIHVPEAGNAVKSGARPGSLYIKIKVAEDSVFARDGADIYVDSNISFTQAILGGKVDVPTLSGKMQVKIPKGVQPGQLLVLRGKGLPKHGYLLVHHGDQYVRFRINFPTKINERQRAILEELAEEEIKQENHSTFEGN, encoded by the exons ATGAGAAGGTTCACGTGGTTTACGCCG TATTGCCGCCGTTTGCTCTCTTTTGCGTTTTCAGAACCTGTCGTCCATAGAGGACACTGCTTCACCGAATTATTGCCTTTTCGCCAATCGCCGTTTCTCAGTCGAG CTTTGTTCAATCGCAGTAATGTCCCAAAATCGGAGGAGTTTCTGAGTTTGAGTAAACCATTGAGATATCGATATATTCATGATGCAGGTTTTTATGATAAAGGATCACTATGGGTTTTATTTAGGAAAAGCTTAGATGAAGTTCCTTATATCCATATTATTCGATTCTCAGATCAAACAAGACTAC CATTTTCGACATTGGTTGAGCAGGATTATTATCAAGTTCTTGGCATTTCTGAGAACGCCACTCAGGATGAGATAAAGAAGGCGTTTCTGTTG CTTGCTAAAAAGTACCATCCAGATGCAAATAAGAATAATCCATCTGCAAAGAGGAAATTTCAAGATATAAGAGAAGCTTATGAG ACGTTGAGAGATTCTAAAAAGAGGGCCCAATATGACAAG ATGAAGATGCAAAGCCGTGGTTCACAGAACATAGAATATGACGACCATAATGATGATTTTGCAGAAAGGTTTCAAAATGCGAAAGAAAGGTTTCGAAATGGTTTTCACCATGAGTTTTCTTCTTCATTTCATACAGTATTCTCTGAG CTATTTGAAGAAGAAATCACTCATTCTTCATCAAGTATAGAG GTGGAGTTGTCCCTTATTTTCTCAGAAGCTGCAAGAGGGTGCACGAAACATGTGTCATTTGATGCATTCGTTCCATGTGATTATTGCG ATGGGAGAGGGTATCCACCGCGTGCGAAGGCTAAAGTTTGTCCAACATGCCGGGGATTAGGTCGA GTAACAATACCTCCATTTACATCAACATGCATTACCTGTAAAGGATCAGGTCGCGTCATTAAG GATTTCTGTACGTCATGTAGAGGATCTGGGGTGGTTGAAGGGATTAAAGAGGTTAAAGTTACAATACCAGCAG GTGTGGATACTGGAGATACAATCCATGTGCCAGAGGCCGGGAATGCCGTTAAAAGTGGAGCTCGACCTGGGAGTTTATACATCAAAATCAAG GTTGCCGAGGATTCAGTCTTTGCCAGGGATGGTGCAGATATCTATGTGGACTCTAATATTAGCTTTACGCAG GCTATTCTTGGTGGCAAAGTTGATGTGCCTACTCTATCTGGGAAGATGCAAGTAAAG ATACCCAAAGGTGTTCAACCAGGGCAGCTACTAGTATTACGAGGAAAAG GACTACCAAAGCATGGTTATCTTCTTGTACATCATGGGGATCAGTATGTGCGTTTTCGTATTAACTTCCCCAC
- the LOC107609304 gene encoding chaperone protein dnaJ 1, mitochondrial isoform X2 — protein MRRFTWFTPYCRRLLSFAFSEPVVHRGHCFTELLPFRQSPFLSRALFNRSNVPKSEEFLSLSKPLRYRYIHDAGFYDKGSLWVLFRKSLDEVPYIHIIRFSDQTRLPFSTLVEQDYYQVLGISENATQDEIKKAFLLLAKKYHPDANKNNPSAKRKFQDIREAYETLRDSKKRAQYDKMKMQSRGSQNIEYDDHNDDFAERFQNAKERFRNGFHHEFSSSFHTVFSELFEEEITHSSSSIEVELSLIFSEAARGCTKHVSFDAFVPCDYCDGRGYPPRAKAKVCPTCRGLGRVTIPPFTSTCITCKGSGRVIKDFCTSCRGSGVVEGIKEVKVTIPAGVDTGDTIHVPEAGNAVKSGARPGSLYIKIKVAEDSVFARDGADIYVDSNISFTQAILGGKVDVPTLSGKMQVKIPKGVQPGQLLVLRGKGLPKHGYLLVHHGDQYVRFRINFPTKINERQRAILEELAEEEIKQENHSTFEGNWLYQQLCTG, from the exons ATGAGAAGGTTCACGTGGTTTACGCCG TATTGCCGCCGTTTGCTCTCTTTTGCGTTTTCAGAACCTGTCGTCCATAGAGGACACTGCTTCACCGAATTATTGCCTTTTCGCCAATCGCCGTTTCTCAGTCGAG CTTTGTTCAATCGCAGTAATGTCCCAAAATCGGAGGAGTTTCTGAGTTTGAGTAAACCATTGAGATATCGATATATTCATGATGCAGGTTTTTATGATAAAGGATCACTATGGGTTTTATTTAGGAAAAGCTTAGATGAAGTTCCTTATATCCATATTATTCGATTCTCAGATCAAACAAGACTAC CATTTTCGACATTGGTTGAGCAGGATTATTATCAAGTTCTTGGCATTTCTGAGAACGCCACTCAGGATGAGATAAAGAAGGCGTTTCTGTTG CTTGCTAAAAAGTACCATCCAGATGCAAATAAGAATAATCCATCTGCAAAGAGGAAATTTCAAGATATAAGAGAAGCTTATGAG ACGTTGAGAGATTCTAAAAAGAGGGCCCAATATGACAAG ATGAAGATGCAAAGCCGTGGTTCACAGAACATAGAATATGACGACCATAATGATGATTTTGCAGAAAGGTTTCAAAATGCGAAAGAAAGGTTTCGAAATGGTTTTCACCATGAGTTTTCTTCTTCATTTCATACAGTATTCTCTGAG CTATTTGAAGAAGAAATCACTCATTCTTCATCAAGTATAGAG GTGGAGTTGTCCCTTATTTTCTCAGAAGCTGCAAGAGGGTGCACGAAACATGTGTCATTTGATGCATTCGTTCCATGTGATTATTGCG ATGGGAGAGGGTATCCACCGCGTGCGAAGGCTAAAGTTTGTCCAACATGCCGGGGATTAGGTCGA GTAACAATACCTCCATTTACATCAACATGCATTACCTGTAAAGGATCAGGTCGCGTCATTAAG GATTTCTGTACGTCATGTAGAGGATCTGGGGTGGTTGAAGGGATTAAAGAGGTTAAAGTTACAATACCAGCAG GTGTGGATACTGGAGATACAATCCATGTGCCAGAGGCCGGGAATGCCGTTAAAAGTGGAGCTCGACCTGGGAGTTTATACATCAAAATCAAG GTTGCCGAGGATTCAGTCTTTGCCAGGGATGGTGCAGATATCTATGTGGACTCTAATATTAGCTTTACGCAG GCTATTCTTGGTGGCAAAGTTGATGTGCCTACTCTATCTGGGAAGATGCAAGTAAAG ATACCCAAAGGTGTTCAACCAGGGCAGCTACTAGTATTACGAGGAAAAG GACTACCAAAGCATGGTTATCTTCTTGTACATCATGGGGATCAGTATGTGCGTTTTCGTATTAACTTCCCCAC
- the LOC110265167 gene encoding uncharacterized protein LOC110265167 has translation MPGSVSHRENMLWIFLKKLECWDSRPVDTPMDPNTILSPDQGEPLADPGRYRRLIGRLNYLTVTRPDISFATSILSQFLDSPCDSHWDAAVRVLRYIKGAPRKGLLYEDKGHNQIVGYTDADWAGSPSDRRSTSGYCVFIGGNLISWKSKKQNVVARSSAEAKYRAMALATCELIWLKQLVKELKFCEPSKMELVCDNQAALHIASNPVFHERTKHIEIDCHFIREKLQSGEIVTAFVNSNDQLADIFTKALQGPRIQYICNKLGAYDLYAPT, from the coding sequence ATGCCGGGATCTGTATCTCACAGAGAAAATATGCTCTGGATATTCTTGAAGAAACTGGAATGTTGGGATTCTAGACCTGTAGATACACCAATGGATCCCAACACAATACTTAGTCCAGATCAAGGAGAACCTCTTGCAGATCCTGGTAGATATCGCAGATTAATTGGCCGATTGAATTATTTGACAGTCACTCGGCCAGATATTTCATTTGCCACAAGTATCCTAAGTCAGTTTCTTGACTCCCCATGCGATAGTCATTGGGACGCAGCTGTTAGAGTCCTTAGATATATCAAAGGTGCTCCAAGAAAAGGTTTGTTGTATGAAGATAAAGGACATAACCAGATTGTTGGGTATACTGATGCAGATTGGGCAGGATCTCCATCTGATAGACGTTCTACATCTGGTTATTGTGTTTTTATTGGTGGAAACTTGATATCttggaagagtaagaagcaaaATGTTGTAGCAAGATCTAGTGCGGAAGCCAAATATAGAGCTATGGCACTTGCCACATGTGAACTTATATGGTTGAAGCAATTAGTTAAGGAACTTAAGTTTTGTGAGCCGAGTAAGATGGAACTGGTGTGCGATAATCAAGCTGCCTTACATATTGCTTCCAACCCTGTGTTTCATGAACGGACCAAGCACATAGAGATTGATTGCCATTTCATAAGGGAGAAGTTGCAAAGTGGGGAAATAGTAACAGCCTTTGTCAACTCCAACGATCAACTTGCAGATATTTTCACCAAAGCTCTCCAAGGTCCTCGGATACAATACATATGTAACAAGCTTGGTGCATATGATTTATATGCTCCAACTTGA